The following coding sequences are from one Capsicum annuum cultivar UCD-10X-F1 chromosome 3, UCD10Xv1.1, whole genome shotgun sequence window:
- the LOC107864636 gene encoding auxin-responsive protein IAA14 yields MDLKETELCLGLPGGGGGGGGELIRDNNNNKINGKRGFSETIDLKLNFHQSNDDMEKNKMKNITTTTKEIGCNKDTIKPPTKAQVVGWPPVRSFRKNVLAKSNTEETEKTSAAAFVKVCMDGAPYLRKVDLKMYKSYKELSDALTKMFSSFTNGNYGSQGMIDFMNESKLMDLLNSSEYVPTYEDKDGDWMLVGDVPWEMFVDSCKRLRIMKGSEAIGLAPRAMEKCKSRI; encoded by the exons ATGGATCTGAAAGAAACTGAGTTGTGTTTGGGGTTACCTGGTGGTGGCGGAGGAGGAGGAGGTGAATTAATcagagataataataataataaaattaatggaAAAAGAGGTTTTTCTGAGACTATTGATTTGAAACTCAATTTTCATCAATCTAATGATGATATGGagaagaataagatgaagaaTATTACTACTACTACCAAAGAAATTGGTTGTAACAAGGATACAATCAAGCCACCTACCAA GGCACAAGTAGTGGGTTGGCCACCAGTGAGATCATTCAGGAAGAATGTATTGGCAAAGAGCAACACTGAAGAAACTGAAAAGACAAGTGCTGCTGCATTTGTCAAAGTTTGCATGGATGGTGCACCTTACCTACGTAAGGTTGATTTGAAAATGTACAAAAGTTACAAAGAACTTTCTGATGCTTTGACTAAGATGTTTAGCTCCTTTACTAATG GAAATTATGGGTCCCAAGGAATGATAGATTTTATGAATGAGAGCAAACTGATGGATCTCCTTAACAGCTCTGAATATGTACCAACCTATGAAGATAAAGATGGAGATTGGATGCTTGTTGGAGATGTACCTTGGGA gATGTTTGTTGATTCATGCAAGCGTTTACGCATAATGAAAGGATCAGAAGCTATTGGACTTG CACCAAGAGCTATGGAGAAATGCAAGAGCAGGATCTAA